In Micromonospora inyonensis, the genomic window GCACGCTCGGCGTGCTGGTCCTCTACGACCGGCTCGGCGCCGACGGGTTCGACGACGACGACCTGGTGACCCTGCGGACGTTCGCCGGGCACGCGGCGGTGGCGGTGGAGAACGTCCGGGTCCACGAGGAGGCGCAGCGGCTCTCGCTGACCGACCCGCTCACCGGGCTCTGGAACTACCGCTACCTGCGCGAGTCGATCCGTCGGGAGGTGGAACGGGCCAGCCGGTTCGGCCGGATGCTCAGCGTCCTCGCCCTGGACCTGGACCTGTTCAAGAAGGTCAACGACACGTACGGGCACGCCGTCGGCGACGCCGTGCTGGTCGAGTTCGCCCGCCGGGTACGCGGCGAGATCCGCGAGGTGGACCTGGCCTTCCGGCAGGGCGGCGAGGAGTTCGTGCTGCTGCTGCCGGAGACCGACGCGCGGGGCGCGGCGATCGTGGCGGAGCGGCTCGGCGCGGCGGTCCGGGACAGCCCGATCGTCACGGAGTCGCGGTCCGGTGGGCCCGGGTCCGGACCGGTGCGGATCCCGGTGACCGTGTCGGTGGGCATCGCCGTCTACCCCGACCACGCCAGCACCGCCCAGCAGGTGCTCGACGCCGCCGACGCCGCCCTGTACGCGGCGAAGGCGGCCGGCCGGGACACGTACCGGGTGGCCCCGGTGCCGGTTCGCCCCACGGCCGAGGAGATCACGGTCCGGGCGGGAGCGGCCCCACCCGAGGACGGTATGCCCCGCGCGGGTGCCGGGGGAGGTACGCGTCACGTGGCCGACGGCGGCGCGTCTTCCGGGCCACACCCGCCGCGGCAGAGCCGTGGCCGATAGTCTCGCGACATGTCGGAGCAACCAGCGAATCCTTCAACGGCGTCCACCTCGACCGGCCGCCCGAGGGCGGTCAAGGCCGTCATCCCGGCCGCCGGTCTGGCCACCCGGTTCCTGCCTGCGACGAAGGCGGTCCCCAAGGAGCTGCTGCCGGTGGTCGACCGGCCGGTGTTGCAGTACATCGTCGAGGAGGCCACCCAGGCCGGGATCGGCGACGTCCTGCTGATCACCGGTCGGGGCAAGACCTCGATGGTCGACCACTTCGACCGCCGACCCGACCTGGAGGCACGGCTGGAGGAGAAGGGGGACGCGGAGCGGCTGGCCGCCGTCCGTCGCCCCAGCGAGCTGGCCGAGATCTACACCTGCCGGCAGCCCGAGCAGCTCGGTCTCGGTCACGCCGTCGGGTACGCCGAGTCGCACGTCGGCGACCAACCCTTCGCGGTGCTCCTCGGCGACGAGTTCGTCAAGCCGTCCGAGCCGCTGCTGCCGGCCATGCTGGAGCTCCAGGCCCGCACCGGCGGCATCGTGCTCGCCTTCTTCGAGGTCGACCCGGCCGAGACCAAGCGGTACGGCATCGCCTCGGTGGAACCGGCCGAGCCGGAGCTGACCGACGTCGGCGAGGTCGTCCGGGTGACCGGCATGGTGGAGAAGCCGAAGCCGGAGGAGGCCCCGAGCAACCTGGCCGTCCTCGGCCGGTACGTGCTGCCCGGCACGATCTTCGACGCGATCCGGCGGACCGGGCCGGGCAGCGGCGGGGAGATCCAGCTCACCGACGCGATGGAGCTGCTGCGCAGCGAGGGCACACCGGTGCACGCCATCGTCTACCGGGGCACC contains:
- a CDS encoding UTP--glucose-1-phosphate uridylyltransferase, yielding MSEQPANPSTASTSTGRPRAVKAVIPAAGLATRFLPATKAVPKELLPVVDRPVLQYIVEEATQAGIGDVLLITGRGKTSMVDHFDRRPDLEARLEEKGDAERLAAVRRPSELAEIYTCRQPEQLGLGHAVGYAESHVGDQPFAVLLGDEFVKPSEPLLPAMLELQARTGGIVLAFFEVDPAETKRYGIASVEPAEPELTDVGEVVRVTGMVEKPKPEEAPSNLAVLGRYVLPGTIFDAIRRTGPGSGGEIQLTDAMELLRSEGTPVHAIVYRGTRYDTGMPLGYLQTVVQIASEREDLGDEFRKWLGEFVASDASGGPST